ATTAATGGTGTAAATATGACTACTCCTTTATTTTTCATTGCAATAAATTTAATAGGACACGCGATTGCGTTTCCTAAGTGTTCTGAAATCAGAAGAGATTTTATACCCTATTGGGGATTTGTAGTTGTGATGAATCTTATTATGCCGTTTGTAATTACCTTTGTAATGTTTGGTGTAGTCCGTATTACAAAACCTGCGAAAATGACAGATAGTTTTATCAATAACTTTATAAATGGCTCGGGTATTTTGTTATTGATTCTAAGTTTAGCTTTCTTTAGTTTTACTTATTTAAAGCAGTTGAAACGAATTAAAAAAGCGAAACAACTACATTAAAGGAGGTAATTTTAATGAAATTAGAACATATCACCAAGCAATATGGCGATAACAAAGTATTGAATGATATTGATTTTAACTTTGACGACAGTCGTATTGTTGGATTAATTGGTAAGAATGGTGTTGGTAAAACAACTTTAATGAAAATTATGAATGGCAATATTATTAATTATAAAGGAAAGGTAGATTTATCTCCTGAGGATAGAGTAGGTTATTTAATTGAACATCCTAAACTTTATGACAATAAAACGGGATTGTATAACTTGAAAATATTTGCACAAGTTTTAGGTAAAGGCTTTGATAAGGCCTATGCTCAAAAGATTATCGATGCATTCGGTATGGCACCTTATATCAAAAAGAAAGTTAAAAAGTACTCAATGGGGATGAAACAAAAGTTAGCAATTGCAGTTTCATTAATGAACAAACCGAAATATTTAATCTTGGATGAGCCTACAAATGGTATGGATCCTGATGGTTCAATAGACGTATTAGAAACAATTCAAAAGCTTGTAAAAGAATTAAATATGCATATCTTAATTTCAAGTCATAAACTGGAAGATATTGAATTGATTTGTGATAGAGCTGTTTTTCTAAGTGACGGTCATTTTGTTCAAGATGTTGATATGTCACAAGGCACACCTCAAGATACAACTGTTTTAATGTTAGGCCATGATTTGACAAATGAACAGTTCAAACAAGTATTAGATTTCTTAACTGTGCACTTTAAAATTCTACAGAGTCACAAAGAATCAGGAGAAATATCTCTTAAAGCTATAAAAGACTATAAGCCTTTATTAAAAGGTTTGGCAGGTTTAGAAATATTCCCTGAATATATCGAGACACGTAAAACTTCATTAAGAGATACTTACTTTAATATTAATCAAAGAGGTGAGAAAAAGTGAAAATCTTTCAATTAGTAAAATTTGACATAATTAGTATTTTAAAAAGTCCGCTCACTTATTTGGCATTCATTTTAACTCTCTTACCGTTAATCGGTATTACAGCTTTGATTAATCAACAAATGCATAAAGTTAATGCTAATACGATTATGTCAGCGGGTAGTTGGTTCTTCTCTATAGTAGGATTACTCTTTGTGATTAAAACAATTACGAGAGATATTGGACAAGGTACGATTCAGCTTTATTTGAATAAAGTCAGCAGTCGTGTTAAATACTTTATTGCTAAAGTAATTTCAATTATGTTTATCGCTTTATTAATGACAGGTATACTTGATTTGTTTGTATATATTGTCCAAAGTGTTACGAAAGGGCCGGATCTCAAGGATGAGAAGTTTATACAAATTTTATGGTTCTATTTGATTTTCTTCTTATTCTTTGGTTTGTTGCTGTTCTTGATTTCTTTAATTGTACCTAAACCAGCACTTATTTATGCACTTGGTATTTTCTTAATATTAATTGTGCCATTTGCAGAACCTTTCATACCTATGATTCCAAAAATCGGAGATGATATTCAAAAATCTTTAAAATATATTCCGTTTAGTTACTTAACCAGCAAAACAACCTCTGGCAGTTATACATTTTCACATTGGCAATGGTTTATCTCTTCAGCATCGATTGTGGTATTCTTTATCGCAAATGCATTGTACATCTCACGCAAAGATATATAATTGGAAGAGCCGGAATAAATCAGCTATGCTGCATTCCGGCTTTATCTATGCTTTAAGGGTTGAGTAACTTATCAATGATTGAATTATACACATCTTTCCAAAGATTAGAATCTGTTTTGAAACGATTAGCAATTACCGTGTGTACTTGCTGTGCTTTTTCCTCATAATCAGGATCTTCTTTGCTTGGTAAGTAATCTTTACGTGTTTTTTCTACAAAAGATTGAACAGAAGTTGCGCGTGGTCCCCAAACATTTTCTTGCTCAAAGTTATCGTTTAAGAATATAAAGATTGGAATTGAGCGTGATTTGCCATTAGTTAAATATTGATCAATTAAATCAGTGTCTTGGTCTCTGTGAAAGACATGGACTTCTAAATTTAATAATTCACTGATGTGCTTCAAAATTGCAATATTCATCATGGCATCCCCACACCAATCTTCTGAAATTACAAGTACTTTGTTATAATCTTTATGTTTAATTTTATTGATACGTTCATCATCTTGCGGTACTGAAAAATCATTGTAAATTTTTAACAATGCTTCCTTATTTTCGTTCATTTGCTCAATGTACGTGCTTAGATCTTGGCTGTTTTTATAGTACGTTTCTAAATTTGCCATGCTCATACCCCCTTCGTATATTATAAATATTATAGCAATTTTTAATAAGGAATAAAAAGGAAAAGTTTAGAAAATTCAAATATTTAAAGTTTGTGGTTAAAACCCTCATTATTTGTGAAAAAAATGATTACATAGCACAATTTAGAGAGTAAATAATAAAAAAGTAGTATGATAGAGAGGAAAATAGAACAAACTTAATTAAATTAAAGAAAGTGGTGAATTCTATGAGAAATAAGCTGGTTGCAATGACTGTATTTATAGTAATCAGTGTAGTAACTCTATTAATATCAGGGTATATTAATAATACAAAATCAGTCGACTTATCTGAACTGAAAATTGATAATTTAAAAGTAAATGAAAAATTTAATGAAAAAGGATTTAAAGTGAATCACGAGATTCAAGTCGATCGCTACAAATTTTATTATAATGAAAAGCACCCTGATTTTATGGTGAAAGTGGATAAAAAATCACAACGCATTAAAGGGATTATGCTGATTAAAGATAATAAAATTGGAACAAATCAAAATTTCACAGTAGGGGATTCTATCGATGATGTAATACAAGCATTAGGAAGCGGCTATCAATTGAGTAAGGGAAAAAATGATTATAAAACTTTAACTTACTCAGATAAAGATAACCATCTTAATTTGAAAGTTTTATATCAAAATGATGAAATTCGCCGAATTGAATTTTATAAATGGTAAATTTATTTTTGAAGGTGGCGTACTTCGATAATCCAAGGCGTCATCTTTTTTTGTTAGAAAAATTTATTATTTAGTACATAGACCATAAACATTTTATATGTTTTTAAAGTTTAAATATTTTAAAGCTTTGTGAGTTTAAAGTATAATATAGGGAAATCTGGGAGGTGGACCAATTGAACAAAATTACATTTTTAAATGACTTAGAAAGCGAATTGAGATGGTTGCCCAGAAAAGAACAAGATCGAATTATGTTTCATTATGAAGATATATTTTATGAAGGAGAACGAAAAGGACGTTCTGAAGTTGAAATTTTAGAAAGTATGGAATCTCCTAAAAAAATCGCTAAAGAGATTTATGCTCAGCATGCAATTGATAATGCAGAAAGCGCTCCTAATGCTCAAAATGTTACCAAAGCAGTATTAGCAACTGTGGGTATAGGATTGCTGACTTTAGTGATTATATTAATTCCTTTGATTTTTGTAGTAATTATTATGCTTGCTATGCTGCTTATTTCACTTGTCTTGCTGTTATCACCGATTATTATGGCATTTGCAAACATTTTAGATGGCTTTTCACATTTTCTATTTAGTGACTTCTTATTCTCGATTGGTTATTTGGGCCTAGGTATTATATTTATTGTTTTAATATTTAAATTAGCTGAAATTCTGTATAAATTAATTTTAAAATATTTACGATGGAACTTAAAACTAATAAAAGGGAGCATGCAAGGATGAAGAAATTATTGATAATCGGAATTGTCATATTTATTACTTTCTTTTCACTCGGCTCTCTGGTTTGGTTTGTGCATGACAAAAATATCTTACCTAATGAAAAAGTACATAAAACTTTTACTGATGAAAAAGTTCAAGATATTACGATAAGTGGTAAAAAGGCGAATATTAAAATTGTTCAAGGGGATAAGTTGAAATTGAATTACAATGGTGAAAAGCCAATTAACTATTCAATTCACAATGGTATTTTAAAAATTTCTGAGAAACAAAAGAATGATATTGCGCCTACTATCAATCCCTTTAAGCAGAATAAGCAAAATATGATTATTGAAGTGCCAAAGAAAAAACTGCAAGATATTAATATTTCGACGGATACTGGAAATATTGTAACAGATAAATTAACAGCTGAGACAGTTACAATTTGGAATAATGTTTCTAATATTAATTTTATTAAAAGTCGCTTTGACAACATAGAGGTCAAAGCAGAGTCTACGGATTTAGACTTTGATCGAACGACGTTAAAAAATGGTAATGTCAAAATTCAAAATGGTTCAATTGCAGGTACGCAATCAATAGTACAAGACAGTGTATTTATAATTGAGAACGGAAACATCACTTTAAACAAGATGGCTGATGCGTGTGATTTAAAATCATTTGCCAAAAAAGGAAGTATCAGCTTCTCGTATAAAAATGTGCCTAAAGATACGTTATTAAAATTAAATCCATCCGATGGGAAAAAGGTCATTAATAACCCGTACTTTAAGGATGAGAAGGTCGGCAATGGCGAGAACGTTCTTGAGTTTTACACTAATCACGGTGATATAAAAATTAATTAATAGAGTAGGGACAAGATGATAAAGCCTTATTTAAGGTTCGTCTTGTCCCTTATTATTATTTAGAGGCAAATTGTATATCAGTGTCGATAACACCTTCAATTGTTGTCATATCAAGTTCATTACCTTCTAACCATCTAGCAAAGTCAATTTGGATAGGAACACCATTTTCCCCTAAAGCTAACCAAGCTTGCATAGTTTCAGGTTGGTACAAGCTGGTATGAATTGTTCCAGACCAACTACTGAATAATTTGCTATAAATTTCATAAGATGGGTTATTAAATAATTCAAAAGCTTTTGCTTTATCCATGTGGATATTTGTCTGCTTTAAAGTACGACCGAGTCGCTCTTTAGATTCTTTAGTATAATTTCTATTTTCATGAGTTAATAATTTAAAATGATTAGTACAAGTGCGATCATATCGTACACTGATATCACGGGGAGAGACTTCGACAATTGCGTGATTCAAGTTTTTATCCATCACGATATAACTAAACGAACTGCGGTGTGGAAGTTCTTTCAATAATCGTATGGCTTCATCTGTATCTTTGCATAGTTCTAAAATCAGTCTTCCAATCATATAACACACAAACCCGTTCGAGGGCTTTTTGCGATGCATGAAATTATATCCCATAGCTAAACCAGCAGAATTCAGTCCATCCATTCTTCCTGTAATTCTTGAAGTAGGTCCGATTTGGGCTAAACCGCCATCATAAGGTTGATACAGTAAATAGCGGCCGTCATAAGTAGCAGGATGATAGTCATAATTCCTGACAAGATAATCATTTCCTAAAAATACTGTGCATCCGCTATCTTTTTTAATCGGCGTAAATCGATAGTGCGCAAAATTGAAAACAATTTGTCTTATAGGTATTTCAAGCACTTCACGCATACCAATTAATTCCTCCCATATTTGTGGAGCGTAAGTTTGGAATATCTCATATGTTTCGTTAACATCTATATCAAAACGTGGCAGACGTTTT
Above is a genomic segment from Staphylococcus piscifermentans containing:
- the pmtC gene encoding phenol-soluble modulin export ABC transporter ATP-binding protein PmtC; the protein is MKLEHITKQYGDNKVLNDIDFNFDDSRIVGLIGKNGVGKTTLMKIMNGNIINYKGKVDLSPEDRVGYLIEHPKLYDNKTGLYNLKIFAQVLGKGFDKAYAQKIIDAFGMAPYIKKKVKKYSMGMKQKLAIAVSLMNKPKYLILDEPTNGMDPDGSIDVLETIQKLVKELNMHILISSHKLEDIELICDRAVFLSDGHFVQDVDMSQGTPQDTTVLMLGHDLTNEQFKQVLDFLTVHFKILQSHKESGEISLKAIKDYKPLLKGLAGLEIFPEYIETRKTSLRDTYFNINQRGEKK
- the pmtD gene encoding phenol-soluble modulin export ABC transporter permease subunit PmtD gives rise to the protein MKIFQLVKFDIISILKSPLTYLAFILTLLPLIGITALINQQMHKVNANTIMSAGSWFFSIVGLLFVIKTITRDIGQGTIQLYLNKVSSRVKYFIAKVISIMFIALLMTGILDLFVYIVQSVTKGPDLKDEKFIQILWFYLIFFLFFGLLLFLISLIVPKPALIYALGIFLILIVPFAEPFIPMIPKIGDDIQKSLKYIPFSYLTSKTTSGSYTFSHWQWFISSASIVVFFIANALYISRKDI
- a CDS encoding thioredoxin family protein, giving the protein MANLETYYKNSQDLSTYIEQMNENKEALLKIYNDFSVPQDDERINKIKHKDYNKVLVISEDWCGDAMMNIAILKHISELLNLEVHVFHRDQDTDLIDQYLTNGKSRSIPIFIFLNDNFEQENVWGPRATSVQSFVEKTRKDYLPSKEDPDYEEKAQQVHTVIANRFKTDSNLWKDVYNSIIDKLLNP
- a CDS encoding HAAS signaling domain-containing protein, with the translated sequence MDQLNKITFLNDLESELRWLPRKEQDRIMFHYEDIFYEGERKGRSEVEILESMESPKKIAKEIYAQHAIDNAESAPNAQNVTKAVLATVGIGLLTLVIILIPLIFVVIIMLAMLLISLVLLLSPIIMAFANILDGFSHFLFSDFLFSIGYLGLGIIFIVLIFKLAEILYKLILKYLRWNLKLIKGSMQG
- a CDS encoding DUF4097 family beta strand repeat-containing protein encodes the protein MKKLLIIGIVIFITFFSLGSLVWFVHDKNILPNEKVHKTFTDEKVQDITISGKKANIKIVQGDKLKLNYNGEKPINYSIHNGILKISEKQKNDIAPTINPFKQNKQNMIIEVPKKKLQDINISTDTGNIVTDKLTAETVTIWNNVSNINFIKSRFDNIEVKAESTDLDFDRTTLKNGNVKIQNGSIAGTQSIVQDSVFIIENGNITLNKMADACDLKSFAKKGSISFSYKNVPKDTLLKLNPSDGKKVINNPYFKDEKVGNGENVLEFYTNHGDIKIN
- a CDS encoding C45 family autoproteolytic acyltransferase/hydolase produces the protein MQKVYSDIMTFRGSHFDLGVETGKWMKQTRLLQNREKEWKKRLPRFDIDVNETYEIFQTYAPQIWEELIGMREVLEIPIRQIVFNFAHYRFTPIKKDSGCTVFLGNDYLVRNYDYHPATYDGRYLLYQPYDGGLAQIGPTSRITGRMDGLNSAGLAMGYNFMHRKKPSNGFVCYMIGRLILELCKDTDEAIRLLKELPHRSSFSYIVMDKNLNHAIVEVSPRDISVRYDRTCTNHFKLLTHENRNYTKESKERLGRTLKQTNIHMDKAKAFELFNNPSYEIYSKLFSSWSGTIHTSLYQPETMQAWLALGENGVPIQIDFARWLEGNELDMTTIEGVIDTDIQFASK